A genomic segment from Corylus avellana chromosome ca5, CavTom2PMs-1.0 encodes:
- the LOC132183051 gene encoding F-box protein SNE-like gives MQQKKAEEKEKKPKFFINDHADILTEILKRLDGPSLGVAACVCRLWCAIARNDSLWEHLCFRHVASPPPSSVRPVVLALGGYKRLYMVCVRPVLTRLGHSDLVRRRVWTRDEVQLSLSLFCVDYYERRLGGASASSLMFLCKPVNV, from the coding sequence ATGCAGCAAAAGAAAGcagaggaaaaagagaaaaaacccaAGTTCTTCATCAACGACCACGCCGACATCCTCACAGAGATCCTGAAACGCCTAGACGGGCCCTCCCTCGGCGTCGCCGCATGCGTTTGCCGCCTCTGGTGCGCCATTGCTCGCAACGACTCCCTCTGGGAGCACCTCTGCTTCCGCCACGTCGCCTCCCCGCCCCCCTCCTCCGTACGACCCGTCGTTCTGGCCCTCGGAGGCTACAAGCGCCTCTACATGGTCTGCGTCCGACCCGTCCTGACTCGACTCGGCCACTCTGACCTTGTCAGACGCCGTGTCTGGACTCGCGACGAGgtgcaactctctctctctctcttctgtgtCGACTACTACGAGCGGAGACTCGGTGGTGCGTCTGCTTCGTCCCTCATGTTCCTCTGCAAGCCCGTCAACGTTTGA
- the LOC132180639 gene encoding zinc finger CCCH domain-containing protein 22-like, which translates to MDFSESTKVVYNRIQRVEPENVSKIIGYLLLQDHGEREMIRLAFSPDNVIHSLINKAKTELGLSKPPVSTPISPSPVNQVPISDLPLQFTPYSPALSRPISSPATLRGAKYSYWDPQVAAEQQPLHNIDFVPPAYSDSAVEDYLITSRSAKR; encoded by the exons ATGGATTTTTCTGAGTCCACGAAAGTTGTTTACAATAGAATTCAGAGAGTAGAGCCTGAAAACGTCTCGAAGATTATTGGGTATCTTCTGTTACAAGATCATGGTGAGCGCGAAATGATCCGGTTGGCCTTCAGCCCTGACAATGTGATCCACTCTTTGATCAACAAAGCCAAAACTGAGCTTGGTTTATCCAAACCCCCGGTTTCTACTCCCATCTCACCATCTCCGGTGAACCAAGTACCCATTTCAGACCTGCCTTTACAGTTCACACCCTACTCGCCGGCTTTGTCACGTCCAATTTCGTCTCCGGCGACTCTCCGAGGTGCAAAGTACTCGTACTGGGATCCCCAAGTGGCTGCAGAGCAGCAACCATTGCATAATATAGACTTTGTCCCACCTGCGTACTCGGATTCTGCTGTTGAAGATTATC TAATAACTAGTCGAAGTGCTAAAAGGTAA